A single region of the Drosophila takahashii strain IR98-3 E-12201 chromosome 2R, DtakHiC1v2, whole genome shotgun sequence genome encodes:
- the sbb gene encoding pneumococcal serine-rich repeat protein isoform X3 produces the protein MEKKLAKVALNSSNVATESNIKSNKLLANLSAAGAAATATTATAGTAAATTTSTATTANQALNFNNKTKATTTTTAAAAASANNQKSNHNNNNNSSAIKKHTNSKLPGKSPACNSSSSSLSSSSSSNSSESKDTNFEYEDEWNIGGIPELLDDLDADIEKSAHSSGGGNQATALNAKQATSSSTSSSSSSKSGASSSSAAAASSHKSHKTTLHSNLSATSPTTIKFTRQPVASGGANSSSSSSAAAAPSGGSANAVAKGSSSSSSSTSSSSSGKHHHHHHHHSSSSSSSGSSSKGYKSALVAQLNSPSPLNSSSKSLSGSGSGSGNTNGAAGAGAGSTLSSSTFAGFSKGGSLVSSGATGAAAAAATVAGSGQAGSKFSAGGMSSQTGSGSGGNNTSNSNNNNGSSSGSGGSGSGSSSAGNSGSGSGSNNSNTNAGGPPSSQGGNSGSGSGNSSSSSSGKSSAKMSIDHQATLDKGLKMKIKRTKPGTKSSEAKHEIVKATADQQQNGALGAAGSNSSANEDGSSGSGSSSTNASSLGGNNSSSSGASSGSSSSSGGGGSSSGSSKKHLNNASAGSGSSSSGGGGGGSQNNAGGHASGGGSSGGSQSTPQGTKRGSSGHRREKTKDKNAHSNRMSVDKSAAAASAAGEKDTPEKGAGGSTCSCNGEVGAPCSNHACIRRAAHMSNSAGSSNSSGGPGQPGGSSSISAVPPGVFTPSAGSPSAGSPSTAVPAAASLLAATGAASSSASQLASSGAGGSGGGGGANAPGPPGKESAGSIKISSHIAAQLAAAAASNSYSGGSGANSNQGSNSTPGGSEGKAGAAAQAKLMAPGMISATMHHTISVPAGSAGTGDEDTKSPPAKRAKHEAGASGTGGGGGNKEMVDICIGTSVGTITEPDCLGPCEPGTSVTLEGIVWHETEGGVLVVNVTWRGKTYVGTLLDCTRHDWAPPR, from the exons ATGGAAAAGAAGCTGGCGAAG GTGGCCCTGAATAGCAGCAACGTAGCAACGGAAAGCAATATTAAGAGTAATAAATTGTTAGCTAATTTAAGTgcggcaggagcagcagctacAGCTACAACGGCAACAGcaggaacagcagcagcaacaacaacatcgacGGCGACAACGGCGAATCAAGCGCTGAATTTCAATAACAAAACgaaggcaacaacaacaaccactgcggcagcagcagcatcggcGAATAATCAGAAGagcaaccacaacaacaacaacaactccaGTGCGATCAAGAAGCACACAAACTCGA AACTACCTGGCAAGAGCCCCGCCTgcaactcctcctcctcgtcgctcTCCTCGTCGAGCAGCTCCAACTCGAGCGAGTCGAAGGACACGAACTTCGAGTACGAGGACGAGTGGAACATTGGCGGCATACCAGAGCTGCTGGACGACTTGGACGCGGACATCGAGAAGTCGGCGCATTCTTCGGGTGGTGGCAACCAGGCTACCGCGCTAAATGCCAAGCAGGCAACCAGCTCCTCCACATCCTCCTCATCATCCTCCAAGAGCGGAGCGTCTTCATCctcagcagcggcagcatccTCGCACAAATCGCACAAGACCACGTTGCACAGCAATTTGTCGGCCACATCGCCAACCACAATTAAGTTCACACGCCAGCCGGTGGCCAGTGGCGGAGctaactcctcctcctcctcgtcggcaGCTGCAGCGCCCAGTGGCGGCAGTGCGAACGCGGTGGCCAAGGGTTCATCCTCTTCCTCGTCCTCCACATCCTCCTCTTCGTCGGGGAAGCATCACCATCATCACCACCATCACTCCAgctcgagcagcagcagcgggagCAGCTCCAAGGGCTACAAGTCTGCTTTGGTGGCTCAACTGAACAGTCCGAGTCCACTGAACAGTAGCTCCAAGTCCCTGAGTGGCTCGGGGAGTGGAAGCGGGAACACAAACGGAGCAGCGGGAGCTGGAGCCGGCAGCACATTGTCATCCTCGACATTTGCGGGCTTCTCCAAGGGCGGCAGCTTAGTGTCCTCGGGAGCGACaggagcggcagcagcagcagctacagTGGCTGGCAGTGGACAAGCGGGCTCCAAATTCTCCGCTGGCGGCATGTCCTCGCAAAcgggcagcggcagcggcggcaacaacactagcaacagcaacaacaacaacggcagcagcagcggaagCGGAGGCAGCGGCtcaggcagcagcagcgcaggGAACAGCGGAAGCGGCAGCgggagcaacaacagcaacacaaaCGCCGGTGGGCCGCCGAGTTCGCAAGGCGGCAACAGCGGAAGCGGTAGCGGTAAcagctccagctcctccagTGGTAAATCGAGCGCAAAGATGTCCATAGACCACCAGGCGACGCTAGACAAAGGACTCAAAATGAAGATCAAGCGCACCAAGCCGGGCACCAAGAGCTCGGAGGCCAAGCACGAGATTGTGAAGGCCACCGCCGACCAGCAGCAGAACGGAGCCCTTGGCGCCGCCGGATCCAATAGCTCGGCCAACGAGGATGGGAGTTCCGGCTCCGGTTCCAGTTCCACCAACGCCTCCTCCCTGGGGGGCAACAATTCGTCGAGTAGTGGTGCCAGTAGCGGCAGCTCCtccagcagcggcggcggcggcagttCGTCGGGCAGCAGCAAGAAGCATCTGAACAATGCGAGTGCCGGCAGTGGCTCCTCCTCgtccggcggaggaggaggcggtagCCAGAACAATGCCGGTGGCCACGCCAGCGGAGGGGGATCCTCCGGCGGCAGTCAGTCCACGCCGCAGGGCACCAAACGCGGCAGTTCGGGCCATCGGCGCGAGAAGACCAAGGACAAGAACGCACATTCCAATCGCATGTCCGTGGACAAGTCAGCGGCGGCAGCCTCGGCGGCCGGAGAGAAGGATACACCGGAGAAGGGAGCCGGCGGATCGACTTGCTCGTGCAACGGAGAGGTGGGAGCACCTTGCTCTAATCACGCATGCATTCGGCGCGCCGCACACATGTCAAACTCGGCCGGTAGTTCAAACTCTAGTGGCGGTCCTGGCCAACCCGGTGGTTCATCTTCCATTTCGGCAGTGCCACCGGGTGTATTTACACCTTCGGCGGGTTCACCCTCGGCCGGCTCACCATCAACGGCGGTGCCAGCGGCAGCCTCTCTACTGGCGGCCACCGGAGCAGCATCCTCGTCCGCCTCCCAACTGGCCAGCAGTGGTGCCGGCGGAtctggaggaggcggcggtgcCAATGCACCTGGTCCGCCAGGAAAGGAATCCGCCGGCAGCATTAAGATCTCCTCGCACATTGCCGCCCAGCTGGCAGCGGCTGCCGCTTCCAATAGCTACAGCGGCGGGAGTGGAGCCAACTCGAATCAGGGCTCGAACAGCACTCCCGGCGGCTCGGAGGGCAAAGCAGGAGCGGCAGCCCAGGCCAAGCTGATGGCACCCGGCATGATCTCAGCCACTATGCACCACACGATCTCGGTGCCGGCGGGCAGCGCAGGAACCGGAGACGAGGACACCAAATCGCCGCCCGCCAAGAGGGCCAAGCACGAGGCCGGGGCCAGCGGaacaggcggcggcggcggcaacaaGGAGATGGTGGACATCTGCATCGGCACCTCGGTGGGCACCATCACCGAACCGGACTGCCTGGGCCCATGCGAACCCGGCACCTCCGTGACCCTCGAGGGAATCGTGTGGCACGAGACCGAGGGCGGCGTTCTCGTGGTCAACGTGACGTGGCGGGGCAAGACCTACGTGGGCACCCTGCTCGACTGCACCCGACACGATTGGGCTCCTCCAAGGTGA
- the sbb gene encoding zinc finger protein 608 isoform X2 gives MEKKLAKVALNSSNVATESNIKSNKLLANLSAAGAAATATTATAGTAAATTTSTATTANQALNFNNKTKATTTTTAAAAASANNQKSNHNNNNNSSAIKKHTNSKLPGKSPACNSSSSSLSSSSSSNSSESKDTNFEYEDEWNIGGIPELLDDLDADIEKSAHSSGGGNQATALNAKQATSSSTSSSSSSKSGASSSSAAAASSHKSHKTTLHSNLSATSPTTIKFTRQPVASGGANSSSSSSAAAAPSGGSANAVAKGSSSSSSSTSSSSSGKHHHHHHHHSSSSSSSGSSSKGYKSALVAQLNSPSPLNSSSKSLSGSGSGSGNTNGAAGAGAGSTLSSSTFAGFSKGGSLVSSGATGAAAAAATVAGSGQAGSKFSAGGMSSQTGSGSGGNNTSNSNNNNGSSSGSGGSGSGSSSAGNSGSGSGSNNSNTNAGGPPSSQGGNSGSGSGNSSSSSSGKSSAKMSIDHQATLDKGLKMKIKRTKPGTKSSEAKHEIVKATADQQQNGALGAAGSNSSANEDGSSGSGSSSTNASSLGGNNSSSSGASSGSSSSSGGGGSSSGSSKKHLNNASAGSGSSSSGGGGGGSQNNAGGHASGGGSSGGSQSTPQGTKRGSSGHRREKTKDKNAHSNRMSVDKSAAAASAAGEKDTPEKGAGGSTCSCNGEVGAPCSNHACIRRAAHMSNSAGSSNSSGGPGQPGGSSSISAVPPGVFTPSAGSPSAGSPSTAVPAAASLLAATGAASSSASQLASSGAGGSGGGGGANAPGPPGKESAGSIKISSHIAAQLAAAAASNSYSGGSGANSNQGSNSTPGGSEGKAGAAAQAKLMAPGMISATMHHTISVPAGSAGTGDEDTKSPPAKRAKHEAGASGTGGGGGNKEMVDICIGTSVGTITEPDCLGPCEPGTSVTLEGIVWHETEGGVLVVNVTWRGKTYVGTLLDCTRHDWAPPRFCDSPTEELDSRTPKGRGKRGRSAGLTPDLSNFTETRSSIYFSHAQVHSKLRNGATKGRGATRSASGNAAANSNSSSSGNGGGATPSTSPTAFLPPRPEKRKSKDEAPSPLNGDAADGGASGGGIGGAGGVNMVNASGIPISASGGGLATQPQSLLNPVTGLNVQISTKKCKTASPCAISPVLLECPEQDCSKKYKHANGLRYHQSHAHGAGGGASSMDEDSMQGGAEEPATPPSPGVASGGAGVAGASVTAAPATAPSAGQGTVAVPPNTPTANSSNPVTNGSAAPTTPATGSVSLTAPSVPMVETQSTAPISAPPPATPPATVPICAVATPGAEQSAASVLPLGNLPLTAGPNAATQQQQTPTQQQQQQLLTPGGSAASNQQQQQQQPVAGGSITAGISGQALSQHQQQLMGGLPAMLSDQQQQALMQQGALKAGVLRFGPPDGNPLQPGQPSVNPQTQQSPPRAPSHVQQDQQQTPSAYAQQAGLKTSPGFGSVNVVSAAGSKQKKNRKSPGPSDFEGRVSREDVQSPAYSDISDDSTPVAEQELLDKSVGQVVAAKHIDLMGKKPTEVGVGVPPAPAPNMYVPGMYQFYPSQQQAPPPPQQQQQQPQYMVQTEPGKPPGLPPALTQAQQQQQMQPGAPPPTSQPPNHLLGPPGQQQQSVAAHLADYSGKNKDPPLDLMTKPQPQPGQQPPQQQQGQQSENNGKEIVGPPTSQPGSQPPPVNLSAVAGPPPGALPPGLGGLSALGAAGLGGPGPGKGMPHFYPFNFIPPAYPYNVDPNFGSVSIVASEEAAKLGGHPGLPPSSQAQQLSGISIKEERLKESPSPHDQPKHLPPQQQMIANKLIKQEPLTKQEIKQEPNSNPGQQHPPPQQQPAPQPQQLPPPQPQQPHALHPKDLQALGAYPTIYQRHSMSLAAVQQARDEDLRRYYMFTGRQNQAAAAAAAAAQNAASGGLQPHPGMMHKDEPGMGSAQQQQQQQQQQQMQMAQQQQQAIQQHHQHLQQQHQQQQAQQQHQQQQQQQQQQQQQQQQQQQQQKLKQSQAANAAANNKATNLTKDSPKQKGGGDDDQPLKVKQEGQKPTMETQGPPPPPTSQYFLHPSYISPTPFGFDPNHPMYRNVLMSAAGPYNTAPYHLPIPRYHAPEDLSRNTGTKALDALHHAASQYYTTHKIHELSERALKSPTSGSGPVKVSVSSPSIGPPQQGSGPTSSGPGSGPVSGVLGPGSGPNQQPGSAPGSAGGVPLNLQPPPGGMGPAPGSKPDLSGPKGHGGVTPGSSLDGHKQSMPGGPPPNGPPGNGAVGGVGGGAAGNGAAGGGGAGAADSRSPPPQRHVHTHHHTHVGLGYPMYPAPYGAAVLASQQAAAVAVINPFPPGPSK, from the exons ATGGAAAAGAAGCTGGCGAAG GTGGCCCTGAATAGCAGCAACGTAGCAACGGAAAGCAATATTAAGAGTAATAAATTGTTAGCTAATTTAAGTgcggcaggagcagcagctacAGCTACAACGGCAACAGcaggaacagcagcagcaacaacaacatcgacGGCGACAACGGCGAATCAAGCGCTGAATTTCAATAACAAAACgaaggcaacaacaacaaccactgcggcagcagcagcatcggcGAATAATCAGAAGagcaaccacaacaacaacaacaactccaGTGCGATCAAGAAGCACACAAACTCGA AACTACCTGGCAAGAGCCCCGCCTgcaactcctcctcctcgtcgctcTCCTCGTCGAGCAGCTCCAACTCGAGCGAGTCGAAGGACACGAACTTCGAGTACGAGGACGAGTGGAACATTGGCGGCATACCAGAGCTGCTGGACGACTTGGACGCGGACATCGAGAAGTCGGCGCATTCTTCGGGTGGTGGCAACCAGGCTACCGCGCTAAATGCCAAGCAGGCAACCAGCTCCTCCACATCCTCCTCATCATCCTCCAAGAGCGGAGCGTCTTCATCctcagcagcggcagcatccTCGCACAAATCGCACAAGACCACGTTGCACAGCAATTTGTCGGCCACATCGCCAACCACAATTAAGTTCACACGCCAGCCGGTGGCCAGTGGCGGAGctaactcctcctcctcctcgtcggcaGCTGCAGCGCCCAGTGGCGGCAGTGCGAACGCGGTGGCCAAGGGTTCATCCTCTTCCTCGTCCTCCACATCCTCCTCTTCGTCGGGGAAGCATCACCATCATCACCACCATCACTCCAgctcgagcagcagcagcgggagCAGCTCCAAGGGCTACAAGTCTGCTTTGGTGGCTCAACTGAACAGTCCGAGTCCACTGAACAGTAGCTCCAAGTCCCTGAGTGGCTCGGGGAGTGGAAGCGGGAACACAAACGGAGCAGCGGGAGCTGGAGCCGGCAGCACATTGTCATCCTCGACATTTGCGGGCTTCTCCAAGGGCGGCAGCTTAGTGTCCTCGGGAGCGACaggagcggcagcagcagcagctacagTGGCTGGCAGTGGACAAGCGGGCTCCAAATTCTCCGCTGGCGGCATGTCCTCGCAAAcgggcagcggcagcggcggcaacaacactagcaacagcaacaacaacaacggcagcagcagcggaagCGGAGGCAGCGGCtcaggcagcagcagcgcaggGAACAGCGGAAGCGGCAGCgggagcaacaacagcaacacaaaCGCCGGTGGGCCGCCGAGTTCGCAAGGCGGCAACAGCGGAAGCGGTAGCGGTAAcagctccagctcctccagTGGTAAATCGAGCGCAAAGATGTCCATAGACCACCAGGCGACGCTAGACAAAGGACTCAAAATGAAGATCAAGCGCACCAAGCCGGGCACCAAGAGCTCGGAGGCCAAGCACGAGATTGTGAAGGCCACCGCCGACCAGCAGCAGAACGGAGCCCTTGGCGCCGCCGGATCCAATAGCTCGGCCAACGAGGATGGGAGTTCCGGCTCCGGTTCCAGTTCCACCAACGCCTCCTCCCTGGGGGGCAACAATTCGTCGAGTAGTGGTGCCAGTAGCGGCAGCTCCtccagcagcggcggcggcggcagttCGTCGGGCAGCAGCAAGAAGCATCTGAACAATGCGAGTGCCGGCAGTGGCTCCTCCTCgtccggcggaggaggaggcggtagCCAGAACAATGCCGGTGGCCACGCCAGCGGAGGGGGATCCTCCGGCGGCAGTCAGTCCACGCCGCAGGGCACCAAACGCGGCAGTTCGGGCCATCGGCGCGAGAAGACCAAGGACAAGAACGCACATTCCAATCGCATGTCCGTGGACAAGTCAGCGGCGGCAGCCTCGGCGGCCGGAGAGAAGGATACACCGGAGAAGGGAGCCGGCGGATCGACTTGCTCGTGCAACGGAGAGGTGGGAGCACCTTGCTCTAATCACGCATGCATTCGGCGCGCCGCACACATGTCAAACTCGGCCGGTAGTTCAAACTCTAGTGGCGGTCCTGGCCAACCCGGTGGTTCATCTTCCATTTCGGCAGTGCCACCGGGTGTATTTACACCTTCGGCGGGTTCACCCTCGGCCGGCTCACCATCAACGGCGGTGCCAGCGGCAGCCTCTCTACTGGCGGCCACCGGAGCAGCATCCTCGTCCGCCTCCCAACTGGCCAGCAGTGGTGCCGGCGGAtctggaggaggcggcggtgcCAATGCACCTGGTCCGCCAGGAAAGGAATCCGCCGGCAGCATTAAGATCTCCTCGCACATTGCCGCCCAGCTGGCAGCGGCTGCCGCTTCCAATAGCTACAGCGGCGGGAGTGGAGCCAACTCGAATCAGGGCTCGAACAGCACTCCCGGCGGCTCGGAGGGCAAAGCAGGAGCGGCAGCCCAGGCCAAGCTGATGGCACCCGGCATGATCTCAGCCACTATGCACCACACGATCTCGGTGCCGGCGGGCAGCGCAGGAACCGGAGACGAGGACACCAAATCGCCGCCCGCCAAGAGGGCCAAGCACGAGGCCGGGGCCAGCGGaacaggcggcggcggcggcaacaaGGAGATGGTGGACATCTGCATCGGCACCTCGGTGGGCACCATCACCGAACCGGACTGCCTGGGCCCATGCGAACCCGGCACCTCCGTGACCCTCGAGGGAATCGTGTGGCACGAGACCGAGGGCGGCGTTCTCGTGGTCAACGTGACGTGGCGGGGCAAGACCTACGTGGGCACCCTGCTCGACTGCACCCGACACGATTGGGCTCCTCCAAG ATTCTGTGATTCACCAACTGAAGAATTAGATTCTCGAACTCCAAAGGGACGCGGCAAGCGCGGACGTAGTGCAGGTCTCACGCCCGACCTGAGCAACTTCACCGAGACCAGAAGTTCG ATTTACTTCTCACACGCCCAGGTGCACTCAAAGCTGCGCAATGGTGCCACCAAGGGACGCGGGGCGACGCGCAGTGCTTCGGGCAACGCGGCAGcgaacagcaacagcagctcgTCGGGCAACGGAGGCGGGGCCACGCCCAGTACATCACCGACAGCGTTCTTGCCGCCGCGTCCCGAGAAGCGCAAGTCCAAGGACGAGGCGCCCTCGCCGCTCAACGGCGATGCAGCGGACGGAGGAGCGTCTGGCGGCGGTATCGGTGGAGCTGGTGGAGTTAACATGGTCAACGCCAGCGGCATTCCCATCTCGGCCAGCGGCGGTGGCCTGGCCACGCAGCCGCAGAGCCTGCTCAATCCGGTCACTGGCCTCAATGTGCAGATCAGCACCAAGAAATGTAAGACTGCCTCGCCCTGCGCGATCTCCCCGGTTCTGCTCGAGTGTCCCGAGCAGGACTGCAGCAAGAAGTACAAGCACGCCAATGGGCTGCGCTATCACCAGTCGCATGCCCACGGAGCGGGCGGTGGTGCCAGCTCCATGGATGAGGACTCGATGCAAGGAGGAGCCGAGGAGCCGGCCACGCCGCCCTCGCCAGGAGTAGCAAGTGGTGGAGCGGGAGTAGCGGGAGCATCTGTGACGGCAGCCCCAGCAACAGCGCCTTCAGCGGGTCAGGGAACAGTGGCAGTACCGCCGAACACGCCCACCGCCAATTCCAGCAACCCCGTCACCAATGGCAGTGCTGCACCCACGACACCAGCCACTGGATCGGTATCTCTTACCGCCCCCAGCGTCCCTATGGTGGAGACACAATCGACAGCGCCAATCTCTGCACCTCCACCAGCCACGCCACCAGCTACAGTTCCCATTTGTGCCGTGGCAACACCTGGGGCAGAGCAATCTGCAGCATCAGTACTGCCGCTGGGCAATCTTCCACTGACAGCAGGTCCAAATGCCGcgacacagcagcaacagactcccacacaacagcagcagcagcagttgctcACCCCAGGAGGCAGCGCGGCAAgcaaccagcagcagcagcagcaacaaccggTGGCCGGAGGCAGCATCACCGCTGGAATCTCTGGACAAGCGCTGTCACAGCACCAGCAACAGCTAATGGGTGGACTGCCGGCAATGCTGTCagatcaacagcagcaggccTTGATGCAGCAGGGAGCAC TTAAAGCGGGAGTTCTGCGCTTTGGCCCTCCAGATGGAAATCCCCTGCAGCCGGGACAACCCTCGGTTAATCCACAAACGCAACAGTCGCCTCCCAGGGCGCCGAGTCATGTCCAGCAGGATCAGCAACAGACGCCATCGGCCTATGCCCAGCAGGCCGGTTTGAAGACTTCGCCTGGATTCGGCTCCGTAAACGTTGTGAGTGCCGCTGGCAGCAAGCAGAAGAAGAACCGCAAGTCGCCCGGACCAAGTGACTTTGAGGGTCGTGTTTCGCGCGAGGATGTACAGAGTCCGGCCTACAGTGATATCTCCGATGACTCCACGCCCGTGGCCGAGCAGGAGCTGCTGGACAAGTCAGTGGGCCAGGTGGTGGCGGCCAAGCATATAGATTTAATGGGCAAGAAGCCAACGGAGGTGGGTGTTGGTGTACCACCAGCCCCGGCTCCCAACATGTATGTGCCGGGAATGTACCAGTTCTACCCGTCGCAGCAGCAGGCGCCACCTCcaccgcaacagcagcaacaacagccgcAATACATGGTGCAGACGGAGCCGGGCAAACCACCAGGATTGCCACCTGCTTTGACACAAgctcaacaacagcagcagatgcAGCCGGGTGCTCCTCCGCCTACCTCACAGCCCCCCAATCATTTGCTGGGCCCacctggccagcagcagcagtcggtGGCCGCCCACCTGGCGGACTACAGTGGCAAGAACAAGGATCCACCGTTGGATCTGATGACCAAACCGCAGCCACAGCCGGGTCAGCAgccaccgcagcagcagcagggccAGCAGTCAGAGAACAATGGCAAGGAGATCGTTGGACCGCCCACCTCGCAGCCGGGATCCCAGCCGCCGCCGGTGAACCTCAGTGCAGTGGCTGGACCGCCGCCAGGAGCTCTGCCACCTGGTCTAGGTGGACTCTCGGCGCTGGGGGCAGCCGGTCTAGGGGGTCCTGGACCGGGTAAAGGCATGCCACACTTCTATCCCTTCAA CTTTATTCCGCCTGCGTATCCGTACAATGTCGATCCCAACTTTGGGTCCGTTTCAATTGTGGCTTCCGAGGAGGCCGCCAAACTAGGTGGTCATCCGGGTCTGCCGCCCAGCTCACAAGCACAACAGTTGTCGGGGATCAGTATCAAGGAAGAGCGCCTTAAGGAGAGTCCCAGTCCGCACGACCAGCCGAAGCATTTGCCACCGCAGCAGCAG ATGATTGCCAACAAGCTGATCAAGCAGGAGCCCCTGACCAAGCAGGAGATCAAGCAGGAACCCAACTCAAATCCGGGTCAGCAACATCCGCCACCGCAACAGCAGCCGGCGCCGCAACCCCAACAGCTGCCACCGCCGCAGCCACAGCAGCCGCATGCCCTGCATCCCAAGGATCTGCAGGCACTGGGCGCCTATCCCACCATTTACCAGCGCCACTCGATGAGCCTGGCGGCAGTGCAGCAGGCGCGCGACGAGGACCTGAGACG GTACTACATGTTCACGGGGCGACAGAATCAGgcagccgccgctgctgccgcggCAGCTCAGAACGCCGCCAGTGGAGGCCTTCAGCCTCATCCCGGCATGATGCACAAGGATGAGCCAGGCATGGGATCCgcgcaacaacagcagcagcagcaacaacaacagcagatgCAAatggcacagcagcaacagcaggcgattcagcagcaccaccagcaccttcaacagcaacaccaacaacagcaggcgcagcaacaacatcaacagcagcagcaacaacagcagcagcaacaacaacaacagcagcaacaacagcagcagcaaaaactaAAGCAGTCGCAGGCGGCAAATGCGGCGGCCAATAACAAGGCCACCAACCTGACAAAGGATTCGCCCAAGCAAAAGGGCGGCGGCGACGATGATCAGCCGCTGAAGGTGAAGCAGGAGGGCCAGAAGCCGACCATGGAGACGCAGGGTCCGCCACCGCCACCCACGTCGCAGTACTTCCTCCACCCCTCGTACATTTCCCCCACGCCCTTCGGCTTCGATCCCAATCATCCGATGTACCGCAACGTGTTGATGTCGGCAGCCGGACCGTACAATACGGCACCCTATCACCTGCCCATCCCGCGCTACCACGCGCCCGAAGATCTCTCGCGGAACACCGGCACCAAGGCCCTGGATGCACTGCATCACGCGGCCAGCCAGTACTACACCACCCACAAGATCCACGAGCTCAGCGAACGGGCCCTCAAGTCGCCCACCAGCGGCAGCGGCCCCGTCAAGGTGAGCGTCAGCAGTCCCAGCATCGGGCCGCCCCAGCAGGGCAGCGGTCCCACGAGCAGCGGCCCCGGATCCGGACCCGTTTCCGGCGTCCTCGGCCCCGGCAGCGGTCCCAACCAGCAGCCCGGCTCGGCACCTGGGTCTGCGGGCGGTGTGCCGCTGAACCTACAGCCACCACCCGGAGGAATGGGCCCGGCGCCCGGCAGCAAGCCGGATCTCTCCGGCCCCAAAGGACACGGCGGTGTGACGCCCGGTTCGTCCTTGGACGGGCACAAGCAGTCGATGCCCGGCGGTCCGCCGCCAAACGGGCCGCCGGGCAATGGAGCCGTGGGCGGAGTGGGAGGCGGCGCTGCGGGCAATGGCGCGGCGGGAGGAGGCGGTGCAGGTGCCGCCGACTCGCGCAGTCCGCCGCCACAGCGCCATGTGCACACCCACCACCACACGCACGTCGGCCTCGGCTATCCCATGTACCCGGCGCCCTATGGAG CGGCTGTTTTGGCTAGCCAGCAAGCGGCTGCTGTAGCTGTGATAAACCCGTTTCCGCCGGGTCCGTCGAAATGA